In Plasmodium cynomolgi strain B DNA, scaffold: 0273, whole genome shotgun sequence, the genomic window AGTTGAGGAAGGGGCTGATAAAGTAGTAACTTGGGGGGGTGAACAACTGTATGTCGTAATTTccgttttttaattcatcaaAGAATTCTTGTGACACATCCCTGTTCTTTCTATACacataggaaaaaatgtcatttgtttttaaagttaATTAAATGGATAAGTGacggaaatatttttttatcgtatatAAAATCACTCCCAATAATATAGTCATATGTTACAATTTGCTTATTTTCACATGGGTACGTATTTTCATTGGTCCAATCGAcattgcatatttttactttactcCTTGATGAATCTAGGTGGCCAAAGCGTTCTTCGTTTAATAAGACATTTTACGAAATGTTACTTAGAGTAAATGGGTTGAAATCGGTAATGACTACTTGGTACGGTCCTTCATTAGTTCGTTGCGAAAAATGTTAGCATatgtgaaaaacaaaatactGGCTAGTCCACTTCCTGCACCGACTTCTAACACCATTTTATTGCTAAAGAGGGTGCTATTCTGGAGTCACAAGTCGGAGATCCATTTTCATATCATGAATCAGCACTTCCAAATGTTAATCCCGTTGATGTCATTATGCGAATGGACCGCTTGTCCTGATGTTTTGCCATCCTCAAATGAATTTCCAAAATAGTTTAGCCCAATTTCTCTTATCCGTATAATGGCCTTTTCTTcgctttccccgtttttacttttgtttttcgttGATGAGCAACTGGTGGGTGCACTcctgaattatttttgcgcCTCTAGGTTTGTCGTGAACGCTGTGTCGTTGTGGCTTTTGGGGGCGCTGTCCCCAGGGTTGGCTACGCCGCTACACGTGCCGCCGCTAATGCCACTCACCGTGCATCCATCATCCTCGTCCAGCACACTCGACATGGGGTGGCTCAGAACGaggtgcaaaatattttcgtccTGGGCGTTGAAGGCCTCCGACAGAATGCTCTTTTCTAactcgtttttcttcaataGGTCGATTTTGTTGGCTTCCTTGTACAGGCGAATTTGATTCCCCACGTTTCTCCCTGGCCGTGTACAGTAGCACCTCCGACACCCTGCCTACTATTGCCATTGCCCAAGCTGCCATCATGATCGTCAGAGAAAATACTCccgaaaaaattcatcgagttgattttatttttgacatgGGCACTTAGCTGGTATCCGTCTTTCACGAGGGAAATTTGCAAATAATCTTTCctcatatgttcatatagttcgttttttttcttttcactgTGGTATATTCTTTTCTATATAAAAGGTAGTCGAAAAGTAGCACTTCCTTTACAGCTTCACAATGCTTATTCTGTATGGCCCACATGAGGGGGCTATTTCCACTGGCATTCAGTTGGTTATGCCCAATTACGCATTCGTCTAGAAAAAAGCGAATCATGTCCACATTGTTATTCCCGCATACgacatgtgtacgtatgacATGGTAGTAAGGAGTGCAAACTTGCTAAAAAGTGGTGTGGCACCACGCGGGGTATgcccttctccttttcttttgatcATCGAGGGATGCAACATAATGGAAGCCGTAGGCGAAGGCCTCAAAAGTGGCATTGAAAGCCCCAGCATGGATCAGCCGCGCATTGCACATAAACGACATGATTTTTAGCAGTCGGTCTCTGCCTCAATTTGTCCGCCTTAAATTTGCAGCATGTTTCAAATTCGTTAGCAGtgtgttacaatttttattgtttttttcgctttttgttcgcatttttttcccaatatttttccaaatgtttTACAATTCTTTTCAACCTTTTCCCCGcatgtgccatttttacagaaCCACGCACGCTTATGAGGTGAGTGATTACCAACACATTTTCACGGCCATCAC contains:
- a CDS encoding hypothetical protein (putative), with the protein product MVLEVGAGSGLASILFFTYANIFRNELMKDQRFGHLDSSRSKVKICNVDWTNENTYPCENKQIVTYDYIIGSDFIYDKKIFPKNRDVSQEFFDELKNGNYDIQLFTPPSYYFISPFLNLSQNLYEAKFSEFTDASNIVMMRFQKY